One genomic segment of Dysosmobacter sp. Marseille-Q4140 includes these proteins:
- the nrdG gene encoding anaerobic ribonucleoside-triphosphate reductase activating protein: MYYGEIKNCDIANGEGVRVTLFVSGCTNRCKNCFQPQTWDFCYGQPFTAETEARLLDLLSPGYISGLTLLGGEPFEPENQRALVPFLRRVRAAYPAKTIWGFSGFTYEELTTEGTHPRCEVTDEMLSLLDVLVDGRFVEELKDISLRFRGSSNQRLLDLNATRASGTLQFLPDREQG; encoded by the coding sequence ATGTACTACGGTGAGATCAAAAACTGCGATATCGCCAACGGCGAGGGCGTCCGGGTGACACTGTTCGTCTCCGGGTGTACCAACCGCTGCAAAAACTGCTTCCAGCCCCAGACCTGGGACTTCTGCTACGGACAGCCCTTCACGGCGGAGACAGAGGCACGTTTGCTGGATCTGCTCTCCCCCGGCTACATCAGCGGCTTGACGCTGCTGGGGGGCGAGCCCTTCGAGCCGGAGAACCAGCGGGCACTGGTCCCTTTCCTTCGGCGGGTCCGGGCGGCCTATCCGGCCAAAACCATCTGGGGGTTCAGCGGCTTCACCTACGAGGAACTGACCACAGAGGGGACGCACCCCCGCTGCGAGGTGACGGATGAGATGCTCTCCCTTCTGGATGTGCTGGTGGACGGCCGGTTCGTGGAGGAACTGAAGGACATCTCCCTGCGGTTTCGGGGCAGCTCCAACCAGCGCCTTCTTGATCTGAACGCCACCCGGGCGTCCGGGACCCTGCAATTTCTGCCAGACCGGGAACAAGGATAA
- a CDS encoding carboxymuconolactone decarboxylase family protein: MAVKQTAGRDALGEFAPKFAQLNDDVLFGEVWSREAQLSLRDRSLVTVVALMAQGLVDSSFQYHLATARKNGITRQEIAEILTHAAFYAGWPKAWAAFRMAKEVWADEDAGIDGRAQHQREMVFPIGEPNDGFARYFVGRSYLQPLSTSQVGAYNVTFEPGCRNNWHIHHARKGGGQILLCVAGRGWYQEWGKEARALRPGDVVNIPPEVKHWHGAAADSWFSHLALEVPGEDCSNEWLEAVSDGVYGKLD, translated from the coding sequence ATGGCAGTAAAACAGACGGCGGGCAGGGATGCTCTGGGGGAGTTCGCCCCCAAGTTCGCTCAGCTCAATGACGATGTGCTCTTCGGGGAGGTCTGGAGCCGGGAGGCGCAGCTCTCCCTCCGGGACCGGTCCTTGGTCACGGTGGTGGCCCTCATGGCCCAGGGGCTGGTGGACAGCTCCTTCCAGTACCACCTGGCCACCGCTCGGAAAAACGGCATTACCCGGCAGGAGATCGCGGAGATCCTGACCCACGCGGCCTTCTACGCAGGGTGGCCCAAGGCCTGGGCGGCCTTCCGTATGGCCAAGGAGGTCTGGGCCGACGAGGACGCTGGCATCGATGGCAGGGCGCAGCACCAGCGGGAGATGGTCTTCCCCATCGGGGAGCCCAACGACGGCTTTGCCCGGTATTTTGTGGGACGGAGCTATCTGCAGCCTCTCTCCACCAGCCAGGTGGGGGCTTATAATGTGACCTTTGAGCCGGGCTGCCGCAACAACTGGCACATCCACCACGCCCGCAAGGGCGGTGGTCAGATCCTTTTGTGCGTGGCCGGCCGGGGCTGGTATCAGGAGTGGGGCAAGGAGGCCCGGGCGCTGCGCCCGGGAGACGTGGTCAATATCCCGCCGGAGGTGAAGCACTGGCACGGCGCCGCGGCCGACAGCTGGTTCTCTCACCTGGCCCTGGAGGTGCCCGGCGAGGACTGCTCCAACGAGTGGCTGGAAGCGGTTTCCGACGGAGTGTACGGCAAACTGGACTGA